A section of the Candidatus Methylomirabilota bacterium genome encodes:
- a CDS encoding TVP38/TMEM64 family protein, whose amino-acid sequence MLGDLLPAPDAVEHDPTATARFRSSRLVWLGLTALAGFTFWLLISDSTVPAALLRVYRDRELLQDALRRWGVWAPGLFGTVQALQVVIAPFPGEITGFLGGFLFGEALGFVYSTLGLTAGSLFAFAVGRWLGAPFVCRLVAPETWDRMGFLVKAEGALLCFIVYLIPGLPKDIACYLFGLSPMPFRLFALVSTVGRLPGTWALSAQGARTATGHYLDMVLVTAVVAAVALPLYYYRHQLVACFRRVPGTR is encoded by the coding sequence GTGCTCGGTGACCTACTGCCGGCGCCGGACGCGGTCGAACACGACCCGACAGCCACGGCCAGATTCCGATCGAGCCGACTCGTCTGGCTCGGGCTGACGGCGCTGGCCGGCTTCACGTTCTGGCTCCTGATCTCCGACAGCACCGTGCCCGCCGCGCTGCTCCGGGTCTATCGGGACCGGGAGCTCCTGCAGGACGCGCTCCGCCGCTGGGGTGTCTGGGCGCCCGGTCTCTTCGGGACCGTGCAGGCGCTCCAGGTCGTGATCGCTCCCTTTCCCGGCGAGATCACGGGCTTTCTGGGCGGCTTCCTGTTCGGGGAGGCCCTGGGCTTCGTGTACTCGACCCTGGGGCTGACGGCCGGATCGCTCTTCGCCTTCGCGGTGGGGCGCTGGCTCGGCGCGCCGTTCGTGTGCCGGCTCGTGGCCCCCGAGACGTGGGATCGCATGGGGTTCCTCGTCAAGGCCGAGGGTGCCCTCCTCTGCTTCATCGTTTACCTGATCCCCGGCCTGCCGAAGGACATCGCGTGCTATCTGTTCGGTCTCAGTCCCATGCCGTTCCGCCTCTTCGCCCTCGTCTCCACGGTGGGCCGCCTGCCCGGGACCTGGGCGCTGTCCGCCCAGGGCGCGAGGACCGCGACCGGCCACTACCTCGACATGGTCCTGGTGACGGCGGTGGTGGCGGCGGTGGCGCTGCCCCTCTACTACTACCGACACCAGCTCGTGGCCTGCTTCCGGCGGGTGCCGGGCACACGCTGA
- a CDS encoding TRAP transporter small permease, producing MARLLIAIERGLLPLLAALLAFITLGIFVQVCLRYLFSVAFIWGEELSLFAFIWCVFLGAAVNTRRRSHFSFDFLAGLLRGRAAAAQRLLVDLIVLGFSIFMLVKGYEFAVLGLKRLSPGLGITMFVPTLIIPVSAAYMILAAAVDALRDGRQVALGTPESA from the coding sequence ATGGCCCGGCTCCTGATCGCCATCGAGCGCGGGCTGCTGCCGCTCCTGGCCGCGCTCCTGGCCTTCATCACGCTCGGCATCTTCGTCCAGGTCTGCCTGCGCTACCTGTTCAGCGTGGCGTTCATCTGGGGCGAGGAGCTGTCCCTCTTCGCCTTCATCTGGTGCGTGTTCCTGGGAGCGGCGGTCAATACGCGCCGCCGCTCCCATTTCAGCTTCGACTTCCTGGCCGGGCTCCTCCGGGGGCGGGCGGCCGCCGCCCAGCGGCTGCTGGTCGACCTGATCGTCCTCGGGTTCTCGATCTTCATGCTCGTCAAGGGCTACGAGTTCGCCGTGCTCGGCCTCAAGCGCCTGTCACCGGGGCTCGGCATCACCATGTTCGTCCCCACCCTGATCATCCCGGTCAGCGCGGCCTACATGATCCTGGCGGCCGCGGTCGACGCGCTGCGCGACGGCCGCCAGGTCGCGCTCGGCACGCCGGAGAGCGCCTGA
- a CDS encoding TRAP transporter large permease, whose product MHPLAVLFGTFAGALVLGIPISYALLLASLLVVLQEGLPPAVVVQQMFTGINGFTLLALPFFFLAGNVMNAGGISERLVKLAMALVGHLRGGLAHVNVVVGMFFAGISGSSTAEAAGIGTVFIPAMKRRGYDENFTVCLTACTSTMGVVIPPSILMVVYGATAETSTGALLIGGILPGVLMGLALMIQSHFFALKYDFPREHPRFLGPRAIWEGAKEGIWPLGVPVIIVGGMVIGIFTPTEAASVAAVYALGITLLLYRSLAWGMLPRLFADTVVQFSQVLFCVAGASIFGWLLAFYRVPDLVTSFILGLTTDWRLIMLLIVLLYIVLGTFMDAIPAILIFVPILQPVALQVGIHPVHLGVVIVMTLALGLLTLPYGLCSLTACAVAGIPVTRILKLLHIMMIAIIVIILVCALVPWTVLAIPRLLVPKWL is encoded by the coding sequence ATGCACCCCCTGGCCGTGCTGTTCGGGACGTTCGCCGGGGCGCTCGTCCTCGGGATCCCGATCTCCTACGCGCTCCTCCTCGCCTCGCTCCTGGTCGTGCTCCAGGAGGGGCTGCCCCCGGCGGTGGTCGTCCAGCAGATGTTCACCGGGATCAACGGCTTCACGCTCCTGGCCCTCCCCTTCTTCTTCCTGGCCGGCAACGTGATGAACGCCGGCGGGATCTCCGAGCGCCTGGTCAAGCTGGCCATGGCCCTGGTCGGCCACCTCCGGGGCGGGCTCGCCCACGTCAACGTGGTGGTGGGGATGTTCTTCGCCGGCATCTCCGGCAGCAGCACCGCCGAGGCGGCCGGGATCGGGACGGTCTTCATCCCAGCCATGAAGCGGCGGGGCTACGACGAGAATTTCACCGTCTGCCTCACCGCCTGCACCTCGACGATGGGCGTGGTGATCCCGCCGAGCATCCTGATGGTCGTCTACGGGGCGACCGCCGAGACCTCGACGGGGGCCCTCCTCATCGGCGGCATCCTGCCGGGGGTCCTCATGGGACTGGCCCTCATGATCCAGTCCCACTTCTTCGCGCTCAAGTACGACTTCCCCCGCGAGCACCCGCGCTTCCTCGGCCCCCGGGCCATCTGGGAGGGAGCCAAGGAGGGCATCTGGCCGCTCGGCGTGCCCGTCATCATCGTGGGCGGGATGGTGATCGGGATCTTCACCCCGACCGAGGCGGCATCGGTGGCCGCGGTCTACGCGCTCGGTATCACGCTCCTCCTGTACCGGAGCCTGGCCTGGGGGATGCTGCCGCGGCTCTTCGCCGACACCGTCGTCCAGTTCTCTCAGGTGCTCTTCTGCGTGGCCGGGGCGTCGATCTTCGGATGGCTGCTGGCCTTCTACCGGGTGCCGGACCTCGTGACCAGCTTCATTCTCGGCCTGACCACCGACTGGCGCCTCATCATGCTCCTGATCGTGCTCCTCTACATCGTGCTCGGCACCTTCATGGATGCGATCCCGGCCATTCTCATCTTCGTGCCCATCCTCCAGCCGGTCGCCCTCCAGGTCGGCATCCATCCGGTCCACCTCGGCGTGGTGATCGTCATGACGCTGGCGCTCGGTCTCTTGACCCTGCCCTATGGGCTCTGCTCGCTGACAGCCTGCGCGGTGGCCGGCATCCCGGTGACGCGGATCTTGAAGCTCCTCCACATCATGATGATCGCCATCATCGTCATCATCCTCGTCTGCGCCCTCGTCCCCTGGACGGTCCTGGCGATCCCGAGACTCCTCGTCCCGAAGTGGCTCTAG
- a CDS encoding desulfoferrodoxin family protein has product MKVDRARRGAAVVAGLALGTLLGWGDRHPATAGQEEQFTPEYREVRTSIDPKHSARIEAPDSVRRGEWFDVTIQVGVGGDHPSLGEHFIRYIALYKDSAEIARVYLHPVFSFPKVTFTIALDEGGTLRALAEPNHSAAWETSKKIAVVP; this is encoded by the coding sequence ATGAAAGTCGACAGGGCGCGGCGCGGGGCCGCCGTGGTCGCGGGATTGGCACTCGGGACCTTGCTCGGCTGGGGAGACCGGCACCCGGCGACGGCGGGTCAGGAGGAGCAGTTCACCCCGGAATACCGGGAGGTGCGGACCTCGATCGACCCCAAGCACTCGGCCCGGATCGAGGCGCCCGACTCGGTGCGGCGCGGTGAGTGGTTCGACGTCACGATCCAGGTGGGGGTCGGAGGCGACCACCCGTCGCTCGGCGAGCATTTCATCCGGTACATCGCCCTCTACAAGGACTCGGCCGAGATCGCCCGCGTCTACCTCCACCCGGTCTTCTCGTTCCCGAAGGTGACCTTCACGATCGCGCTCGACGAAGGCGGCACGCTACGGGCGCTCGCGGAGCCGAACCACTCCGCGGCGTGGGAAACGTCGAAGAAGATCGCGGTGGTGCCCTAG
- a CDS encoding helix-turn-helix domain-containing protein, translating into MVEPVIVLGGDEYLTVEEAARLLGVKRATLYAYVSRGFLPSYRQGIKRQRLYRRADVERLLRLQPSAGVSRGRASPRGRRGRPAEIPLAESWIND; encoded by the coding sequence ATGGTCGAGCCGGTGATCGTGCTGGGCGGTGACGAGTACCTGACCGTCGAGGAGGCGGCCCGCCTCCTCGGTGTGAAGCGCGCGACGCTCTACGCGTACGTCAGCCGAGGATTTCTCCCGAGCTACCGCCAGGGCATCAAGCGCCAGCGCCTCTACCGCCGGGCCGACGTCGAGCGCCTGCTCCGGCTCCAGCCGAGCGCGGGCGTGAGTCGGGGAAGGGCGAGCCCCCGGGGCCGGCGGGGCCGACCGGCGGAGATCCCGCTCGCCGAATCCTGGATCAACGACTGA
- a CDS encoding TRAP transporter substrate-binding protein, with amino-acid sequence MQSVAALALALLVALGLCAVAGPTGAQEIKLRAGHDQPVGSMYDEGHKMFKKLVEERSQGRIKVDVFPAAQLGSEVAMMEGLRLGSIDVICANAPNAATVIPELGLFSVAYLFKDIPHFERVVNDPTFQKRIDEIVASKGVGIKVAGYYAAGVRNIYSRKGSVASPDDLKGLKIRVQNNPVEVKVWKTLGAIPTPMNFGEVYQALQSGVIDAAENGLAVIESNKHYEAAKYISQTEHQRNLSTLYINEKKLASLPADLQKIVLEAGKEASVHERKKDAEFVAAAVDRLKAKGAVLTTPEKTKFVALIAPVQDEVARELKVTDILGIVRSHAK; translated from the coding sequence ATGCAGTCTGTCGCCGCGCTCGCGCTCGCCCTGCTCGTCGCGCTCGGGCTCTGCGCCGTGGCCGGGCCGACCGGCGCCCAGGAGATCAAGCTCCGGGCCGGCCACGACCAGCCGGTCGGAAGCATGTACGACGAAGGCCACAAGATGTTCAAGAAGCTCGTGGAGGAGCGGAGCCAGGGGCGCATCAAGGTCGATGTGTTCCCGGCCGCCCAGCTCGGCTCCGAGGTGGCCATGATGGAGGGGCTCCGCCTCGGGTCCATCGACGTCATCTGCGCCAACGCCCCCAACGCGGCCACGGTCATCCCCGAACTGGGCCTCTTCAGCGTCGCCTACCTGTTCAAGGACATCCCGCACTTCGAGCGGGTCGTAAACGACCCGACCTTCCAGAAGCGGATCGACGAGATCGTGGCCAGCAAGGGCGTGGGCATCAAGGTGGCGGGTTACTACGCGGCCGGCGTCCGCAACATCTACAGCCGCAAGGGCTCGGTGGCGAGCCCCGACGACCTCAAGGGCCTGAAGATCCGGGTCCAGAACAACCCGGTGGAAGTCAAGGTGTGGAAGACCCTGGGGGCGATCCCGACCCCGATGAACTTCGGCGAGGTCTACCAGGCCCTCCAGTCCGGGGTCATCGACGCCGCCGAGAATGGCCTGGCCGTCATCGAGTCGAACAAGCACTACGAGGCGGCGAAGTACATCTCCCAGACCGAGCACCAGCGGAACCTGTCGACGCTGTACATCAACGAGAAGAAGCTCGCCAGCCTGCCGGCCGACCTCCAGAAGATCGTCCTGGAGGCGGGCAAGGAGGCCTCGGTGCACGAACGGAAGAAGGACGCCGAGTTCGTCGCGGCCGCGGTCGACCGCCTGAAGGCCAAGGGCGCCGTTCTCACCACGCCGGAGAAGACGAAGTTCGTGGCGCTGATCGCCCCCGTTCAGGACGAGGTGGCCCGGGAGCTCAAGGTGACGGACATCCTCGGGATCGTCCGGAGCCACGCCAAGTAA
- a CDS encoding carboxypeptidase regulatory-like domain-containing protein, with protein MRRGLARPTRRARTRSAALVAGLIAWGLMLAGPAWATTIKGTVRYVGGPVEQRKVPVTIDQYVCGKEKEAEHLVLSADRAIRYAVVSLQTPPAGAKWDAPLPSAQMDQKQCAFAPRVVVVPVGGTVEFLNSDRLLHNLHSRSKENATFNRTQPKGRSIPVAFKRPEIVRVDCDLHSWMRGWVVVAEHPFYAVTNEQGEFVLSSVPPGKYTLEVWQESLGTVSREITVPETGISTLTLEMGKK; from the coding sequence ATGCGGAGAGGCCTCGCTCGGCCGACGCGACGGGCTCGGACCCGATCGGCCGCCCTGGTCGCCGGCCTGATCGCGTGGGGACTGATGCTGGCCGGCCCGGCCTGGGCGACCACCATCAAGGGCACGGTCCGCTACGTCGGTGGCCCGGTCGAGCAGCGCAAGGTCCCGGTGACGATCGACCAGTACGTCTGCGGGAAGGAGAAGGAGGCGGAGCACCTCGTCCTGTCCGCCGACCGAGCGATCCGGTATGCCGTGGTGTCCCTGCAGACGCCTCCCGCCGGGGCGAAGTGGGACGCGCCCCTGCCCTCAGCCCAGATGGACCAGAAGCAGTGCGCGTTCGCGCCGCGGGTCGTCGTCGTGCCGGTGGGCGGGACGGTTGAGTTCTTGAACAGCGACCGACTCCTGCACAACCTGCACAGCCGGAGCAAGGAGAACGCGACCTTCAACCGCACCCAGCCGAAGGGACGATCCATTCCGGTCGCCTTCAAGAGGCCCGAGATCGTCCGCGTGGACTGCGATCTCCACTCCTGGATGCGGGGCTGGGTCGTCGTGGCCGAGCATCCCTTCTACGCCGTCACCAACGAGCAAGGCGAGTTCGTCCTCAGCAGCGTGCCGCCCGGCAAGTACACGCTCGAGGTATGGCAGGAGAGTCTCGGGACGGTCAGCCGGGAGATCACGGTTCCGGAAACCGGGATCTCCACGCTGACCCTCGAGATGGGCAAGAAGTAG